A window of Zingiber officinale cultivar Zhangliang chromosome 5A, Zo_v1.1, whole genome shotgun sequence contains these coding sequences:
- the LOC121980365 gene encoding pentatricopeptide repeat-containing protein At2g39620-like produces MLRLSTATPMPVAERANSAFVGGLAWSLRCFRPLAAGAPAIPAVRPTCSTKHLTHLLRSCKDFRFLLLIHSRLVVLGSLSDDSSRSLLLSCYSSFGRCDAALALFNSSPLPTVALWNSMIRCYNRTGEYKKAVQFYHLMLRRGLEPDKYTFTFASKACAGALDSETGDMIRREVVRRGLLCDVFISTGLVDMYSKLGRVNTARELFESMAELDAVSWNAMIAGFSTNDHPLEALEVFGRMQMAGEVPNSVTFLNLFPAVCDLSALILCREIHGFILRRSLLPSISNGLIDTYCKCRSPGIARKIFDTMLNGKDDVTWGTMISGYVYNGCYTDALLLFDKLKSEGLKLNQVSVVSALSAATETGDLDKGVSIHKCATEKGEDSDISIKTMLVTMYAKCGDLEKAKSVFDGIKEKDVIAWSAMISSCVQTGHPEDALVLYRKMQMAGVMPNQVTFVSLLPACADLLELKMGKSIHSYVLKYHIHLNVSVETALIAMYAQCGSFSSAHSLFNKMEVKDIVTWNALINGYTQVGDAAKALELFNQLRLTGKHPDSGTMVGALPACAILNAIELGACLHGLVIKNGFNSDLYVKNATIDMYAKCGDLSTAEFLFSETKSCNDVISWNTMFSGYMHNGCANEALSAFRLMRTENVKPNLISLISIIPAASFLAAIREGSVLHLYVIKTGFVSQMLVGNCLIDMYTKCGRLDYARDFFNQMDSRDVVSWNVMLAGYAIHGHGERAISLFSQMKVNCVKPDSVSFLSVLSACRHAGLVADGKHLFESIMSEYHLEPNIEHYACMVDLLGRSGQLGQAWSLIQSMPMTPDAGVWGALLGASRMHSNVAMGEIALDNLVKIEPENVAHYVVLSNIYAQVGRWTDVRRMRVAINNVRVNKTPGCSWVYIRNTIHAFSVGDQSHPQYEGIRDVWNHLHKKLEMMGYIPDTSHVMHNVEEEEKESFLSSHSERLALCFAILNTQDGVTIQIVKNLRACGDCHTVIKLASKITNRTIIVRDSSRFHHFDNGVCSCKDYW; encoded by the coding sequence ATGCTTCGGCTATCGACGGCGACGCCCATGCCGGTCGCCGAGCGCGCCAACTCTGCGTTCGTCGGAGGATTGGCTTGGAGTCTCCGGTGTTTCCGTCCCTTGGCAGCTGGCGCTCCGGCGATTCCCGCAGTGCGCCCAACCTGTTCGACCAAACACCTCACTCACCTCCTCCGTTCCTGCAAAGACTTCCGCTTTCTTCTCCTGATCCACTCCCGCCTCGTGGTCCTCGGATCCCTCTCCGACGACTCCAGTCGCTCCCTGCTTCTCAGTTGCTATTCCTCCTTCGGCCGGTGCGATGCTGCCCTCGCCCTCTTCAACTCCTCTCCCCTCCCTACCGTGGCCTTGTGGAACTCCATGATCCGATGCTACAACAGGACGGGGGAATATAAGAAAGCTGTCCAGTTTTACCACCTCATGCTCCGACGAGGCCTCGAGCCTGATAAATACACCTTCACTTTTGCTTCCAAGGCCTGCGCTGGCGCTCTCGACTCGGAGACAGGTGATATGATAAGGAGGGAGGTTGTGAGAAGAGGGCTCTTATGTGATGTCTTCATTTCCACCGGTCTTGTTGACATGTACTCAAAATTGGGTAGGGTCAATACTGCTCGCGAGCTTTTCGAGTCAATGGCTGAGCTAGACGCTGTCTCTTGGAATGCCATGATCGCGGGTTTCTCCACTAATGACCATCCTCTTGAAGCTCTGGAAGTTTTTGGGAGGATGCAAATGGCTGGTGAAGTCCCCAATTCGGTCACATTTCTTAACTTGTTTCCGGCTGTGTGTGATCTCTCTGCTCTTATTCTGTGCAGGGAAATTCATGGTTTCATCCTTAGGAGGAGCCTTTTGCCTTCGATTTCTAATGGGCTGATTGATACCTACTGCAAATGTCGGAGCCCTGGCATTGCTCGTAAAATTTTTGACACGATGTTGAATGGAAAAGATGATGTTACATGGGGAACTATGATAAGTGGCTATGTGTATAATGGCTGTTATACAGATGCTTTGTTGCTTTTTGACAAATTGAAAAGTGAAGGTTTAAAGTTGAATCAAGTGTCTGTGGTGAGTGCACTTTCAGCTGCAACTGAGACTGGAGATTTAGACAAGGGAGTGAGTATTCATAAGTGTGCGACCGAGAAAGGGGAGGATTCAGATATCTCAATCAAAACAATGCTTGTCACTATGTATGCTAAGTGTGGAGACTTAGAGAAGGCAAAGTCAGTGTTTGATGGGATAAAAGAGAAAGATGTCATAGCTTGGTCTGCCATGATTTCATCCTGTGTCCAGACTGGTCATCCTGAAGATGCATTGGTTCTCTACCGAAAAATGCAAATGGCAGGTGTGATGCCTAATCAAGTTACCTTTGTGAGCTTACTTCCAGCTTGTGCAGATTTGTTGGAACTGAAGATGGGAAAGAGCATTCATTCTTATGTATTGAAGTATCACATTCATCTGAATGTTTCTGTGGAAACGGCTTTGATTGCTATGTATGCCCAGTGTGGATCCTTTTCTTCTGCACACAGTTTATTTAACAAAATGGAAGTCAAAGATATTGTGACCTGGAATGCATTGATAAATGGTTACACACAAGTAGGTGATGCTGCTAAAGCTTTGGAGTTGTTTAATCAGCTGCGATTGACAGGAAAACACCCAGATTCTGGCACCATGGTAGGTGCTCTTCCAGCCTGCGCTATCTTAAATGCCATTGAGCTTGGTGCCTGTCTTCATGGCTTGGTCATCAAGAATGGTTTTAATTCAGATCTTTATGTCAAAAATGCCACAATTGATATGTATGCCAAGTGTGGGGATCTTTCAACTGCTGAATTTTTGTTCTCAGAGACCAAGTCCTGTAATGACGTTATATCATGGAATACCATGTTTTCAGGATACATGCACAATGGGTGTGCTAATGAAGCATTATCTGCTTTCCGCTTAATGAGAACTGAGAATGTGAAGCCTAATTTAATATCTCTTATCAGCATAATACCAGCGGCATCATTCCTAGCAGCTATAAGAGAAGGCTCTGTGCTTCATTTATACGTAATCAAGACTGGCTTTGTTTCTCAAATGCTTGTTGGAAACTGTCTAATTGACATGTACACAAAGTGTGGAAGGCTTGATTATGCCAGAGACTTCTTCAACCAAATGGATTCCAGAGATGTAGTATCATGGAATGTAATGCTTGCAGGATATGCCATACATGGACATGGTGAAAGGGCCATCTCACTTTTTTCACAGATGAAAGTTAACTGTGTCAAACCAGATTCTGTATCTTTTCTCAGTGTGTTGTCCGCTTGCAGACATGCAGGTTTAGTTGCAGACGGAAAACATCTTTTTGAATCTATAATGAGTGAATACCACCTGGAGCCAAACATTGAACATTATGCTTGCATGGTAGATTTGCTGGGTCGCTCTGGTCAGCTAGGTCAAGCTTGGTCCTTGATTCAAAGCATGCCAATGACTCCAGATGCTGGTGTATGGGGTGCGTTATTGGGTGCATCCAGAATGCACTCTAATGTAGCAATGGGGGAAATTGCACTGGACAATTTAGTCAAAATAGAACCTGAAAATGTTGCTCATTATGTTGTTCTCTCAAATATATATGCCCAGGTTGGAAGATGGACAGATGTAAGAAGAATGAGAGTGGCCATTAATAACGTAAGAGTGAACAAAACTCCTGGATGCAGTTGGGTTTATATTAGGAACACTATTCATGCATTTAGTGTTGGTGATCAATCTCATCCACAATATGAGGGCATACGTGATGTTTGGAACCATTTGCATAAAAAGTTGGAGATGATGGGTTATATTCCTGACACAAGTCACGTTATGCATAAtgttgaagaagaagagaaagaatccTTCTTATCTAGTCATAGCGAGCGATTAGCTCTATGCTTTGCTATATTAAACACACAAGATGGTGTGACCATCCAAATTGTAAAAAATCTCCGTGCTTGTGGAGATTGCCATACTGTGATTAAATTGGCATCAAAGATAACTAACCGTACAATAATAGTTAGAGATTCTAGTCGTTTCCATCATTTTGACAATGGTGTATGCTCATGCAAAGACTACTGGTGA